The following DNA comes from Candidatus Nezhaarchaeota archaeon.
CGAAGACTCGGGACCATCGAGCCGGGCCAGCGATGTCAAACCTGTGGTAATGGAGTAGGTGAGTGCGTAGGGCACTTCGGCCACATAGAGCTCGCTAGGCCAGTTGTTCACGTAGGTTTCGCTAAGTTCATTCAACAACTACTACAAGCCACGTGTCCTAAGTGCGGGAGAGTTTCAATTCAATCCGAGGATTTATACAAATATAGAGAGCTGCGCGAGAAGAAACCCAGACTATGGGAACTGATAAAGCAGCGGGTAGCTAATAGGCTATTTAAGCGCGCCATGAAGACAATGGAGTGCCCCCACTGTCACACTCAAAAAAGCAAGATTAGATTAGAGAAGCCAACAACATTCTACGAGAAAACTAAAGAGGGAGAGCGACGCCTCCTCCCAGTTGAAATAAGGGCTAGGTTAGAGCTTATACCAGATGAAGACTACGAGCTATTAGGCTTCAATCCCAAGGTAGCTAGGCCCGAGTGGTGCATACTAACTGTGCTACCAATACCTCCAGTCGCTGTCAGACCATCAATAACTCTAGAATCGGGAATAAGGTCTGAGGACGACCTAACTCATAAGCTAGTTGATATAGTTAGAATTAATGAGAAGCTTAAGGAGCAGCTCGAGCTCGGGGCCCCCATGGCCATTATCGAGGAGCTCTGGGACCTACTCCAGTACCATGTGACAACGTACTTTGACAATGAGGTTTCAGGCATACCGCCAGCTAGGCATAAGTCTGGGAGGGCGCTAAGAACCCTGGCCCAGCGCCTAAGAGGAAAGGAGGGGCGGTTTAGGAGCAGTCTATCAGGTAAGCGCGTGGACTTCTCAGCTAGGACGGTGATCTCCCCCGACCCCAATCTTAGTATTAATGAAGTAGGCGTGCCTATAGATGTGGCTAAGATACTCACCATACAGGAGAGGGATACAGAGGGGAATCT
Coding sequences within:
- a CDS encoding DNA-directed RNA polymerase subunit A' (DNA-dependent RNA polymerase catalyzes the transcription of DNA into RNA using the four ribonucleoside triphosphates as substrates), with the translated sequence MLKKIKEAQFGLLSPDEVRKLSVFQVVTPDTYDEDGTPIDTGLVSRRLGTIEPGQRCQTCGNGVGECVGHFGHIELARPVVHVGFAKFIQQLLQATCPKCGRVSIQSEDLYKYRELREKKPRLWELIKQRVANRLFKRAMKTMECPHCHTQKSKIRLEKPTTFYEKTKEGERRLLPVEIRARLELIPDEDYELLGFNPKVARPEWCILTVLPIPPVAVRPSITLESGIRSEDDLTHKLVDIVRINEKLKEQLELGAPMAIIEELWDLLQYHVTTYFDNEVSGIPPARHKSGRALRTLAQRLRGKEGRFRSSLSGKRVDFSARTVISPDPNLSINEVGVPIDVAKILTIQERDTEGNL